TTCACCTGAAAATTTTAAACTTGAATATTTTAGACCTTTTCCATACGGCTGATGATATGGTCAACCATTTTATTGAATTCATCGCTGAAAATAATGCCCTTATCATAAAGATCTGAAAGCCTGCCTGTATCAGCAAGTTTTACAACCTCAGGTTCAATGGGGAGGCTTACAAGAAGATTAACCCCTGCCTTTTCAGCCATATGCTTTCCGCCGTCTGATTTGAAGAGATTGATTACTTCGCCACAATGGGGGCATTTCAGGCCATTCATGTTCTCAACAATGCCAAGCATTTCCATATTCACCTGTCTGCAGAAGTTAATTGATTTCCTCACATCTGCAAGTGAAATCTCCTGTGGTGTTGTTACTACAAGCGCCTTTGCATCCTTTATTGTCTGGGCTATTGTAAGGGGCTCATCACCTGTGCCCGGAGGAGAGTCTATAACAAGATAATCAAGTTCCGCCCAGTCCATATCAGATATAAACTGCCTGATAACACCTATTTTGATAGGCCCGCGCCAGATGGTTGCAGCATCCTTGTCAGAACCCATAATAGATTCAATGGAAATAACCTGCAAATTGGGCATGGGTTCAATAGGCATTGCCTTTCCTGTTACAGGCGATACGGCTATGTTTGCATTTATTCCAAGCATTCTCGGTATGCTGGGGCCATGAAGGTCCACATCCATAAGCCCTACCCTGTAGCCCTTTTTTGTCAGGCTGATGGAAAGATAGGCAGCTACACTGCTTTTACCCACACCACCCTTACCGCTCATCACAAGTATCTTGTTCTTAATTTTTCTAAGGCGTTTGCCTATCTCCATCTCCTGCTGAGACTGGGCATCCAAGCTTTTAAGCCCCTGGTTCTGTTGATTATTTGACATTTCTTTTTTAAACACCCCCATATTAAGTAAGTCTGTTAAAACAATTTTATAATCGTTTCTTTTAATTGCGGATATTCATAATCCATTATTTAAGGGCATTAAAGCAAAATTACATTAATGCCTCTTTTCATAGCCCTTTCCCCTGTGTCCTGCGCCAATTTTGCCTTTTCCGCAGCACCTGTGCTGCCACCTCCTGCATCCGGGCATTAAAAAGCGGGGCTGGAACATTGTCCCTTCAATATATGCCTTTAGCACCTCCTCAGCAGGGCCTGATATCTCCTGTATGACGTCAAGCCCTGATGAAAGAAGCATCTGCAGAAATGGCTGTGATACAGCACCACATATTAGTGTGTCAAGTTGAAGCTTTTTTATCCTGTGACACTTCTGTGTAATATCCTCTTCATCAATGGGATAAAAGAATCTCGATTCCTCCCTGTTATTGCTTATATTTACCACCAATAACTTCAGGGCTGTATCAAAAACCGGTGAAACCTTATTGTCCCATACTGGTATAGCAATTCTCATTTTTTACATTTTCAAGAAGCAAGCCGGAACAGAAGCTTCCTGTTCCGACATGCTTTTAAGTAATAATTCGGGATACTATAATGTTTGACTGTTAAAATCACTCTGTTTTATTCAGGTCTTTGAGCCTTTTTTCAACAGCATCCAGTTCATTTCTAAGCAATTCAGCCTCAGATTTTAAAGCAGCCTCTTCCTCGTTGCTGTCGTAATATGAAGGCCCGGCATAACCAAAACCTCCCCTTCGGCCTGAGCCCAAACCTCTTCCACGGCCTCTACCTCCAAAAGCTGAAAAACAACGGCCAAAAAAGGACCTGTTTGCAGGGTTGCATAAACCCCTTCCTCCACCTGTCATTGGCCCCATTCCATCAGGGCCTCTTCTGTTTAGTCCCGGCATTGGATTACCTCCTTGTATGAAATGTTAAAGTTTAGCATCTAATACATCTACAGATAAAGCATTTAGCATGCCATAAAGAATTTTGATTTATTGATTCTATAACAATTTGTATTGATTAAATAAATTAGATGACAATCGGATAATGGTATTTATGTGATATTGCATATTTGCAATACTGCAATATTGCATCATTGCATTAATGCAATACTATTTCGCAAATTTTGATCTCCCATCCTGATGAGTGGGGCTGATACCCATCTGCCTTATTTTCCGCCAGAGTGTTGCCGGGTGTATGCCCAGGGCACTGGCAGTGGCTTTTCTGTTCCACCTGTTTTTTTCAAGGGCGCTGTATATATAATTGCGCTCCATCTCTTTAATACCAGTGATATCGCGTGCAAGGGGGGGGGGCGTTACTGACTTTGTTGATCCGGCAAGGTAGTCGGGCAGGTGCTCGATACCGATATATCCATTTTTACAGACTACCGTTGCATAATCGAGTATGTTTTCAAGCTCCCTTATATTCCCGGAAAATTGATGGGCCATAAGGAGAGGCATTACATCGGGTTTTAGCCCCAATATGTTTTTGCCTTTCAGATCATTGAACCGTTTAATAAAATGAGAAACAAGAAGCGGGATATCTCCTTTTCTATCTCTCAATGGTGGCAGTTTAAGCCTTACAACATTTATCCTGTAATAGAGGTCTTCCCTGAATTTTTTCTCTTTTACCAGATTTTCAAGATTTTTATTGGTTGCAGCCACAAAGCGGACATTTGCCTTTTCAGTCTTTGTACTCCCAAGGGGTTCATAAGTCTTGTCCTGTATAACCCTTAAAAGCCTTACCTGAAGGGCAGGGGAGATATCCCCTATTTCATCCAGAAAAAGGGTCCCGCCTTCAGCAAGGGCAATGCGTCCGGCCTTGTCCTTTTTTGCATCAGTAAAAGCACCGGCCTTGTATCCGAAAAGCTCTGACTCTAAGAGGTTATCCGGGATTGCGCCGCAGTTGATTGTAACAACGGGCCGCTTTTTTCTTGCGCTCATGGAATGGATGGCCTTTGCAAAGAGTTCCTTTCCAGTACCGCTTTCGCCCTCAATCAATACTGTTGAATCGCTGTCAGCAAGCTGCTCCAGGATACCAAAAAGGCGCTGCATCTCCTCATCTTTACTGATTATGTCATGGAATGAGTGGCTTTTATCAAGTTCTTTTTTAAGGGTTTCAACAAGGCTCAGGTCTCTGAATGTCTCTACGCCTCCTATCACTTTACCCCTGTTGTTTTTGAGCAGAGCGGTTGAAATGCTGATGGGTACACGGTCACCATTTGCGTTCACAATATAGATAGATTGGTTAACCACAGGGCTTCCTGTTTCCACCGTGTGTCTGAGGGAGCAATGGCTTTCACATATGCTTGCCCTGAAGACCTCCCAGCAATGGCGGCCAAGCGCATCCTTCTTGCTTATGCCTGTAATATTTTCAGCAGCCCGGTTAAAGGAGGTTATCCGCCAATCCGAATCAACGGTAAATACGCCGTCCGCTATGCTGTCCAGTATGATCCTGGTCTGGTTTTCCTGTATGTTTTCCATAATTTTTTAAGAGAAACCATAACCATATAAACAGCTTTTGTCAATTTTGCTTATTTATGAACGCGTCAGGATATATGCGGATTCAGACTCCCGAGCAGACCCGCAGCGTCTGATCTGCACCTTGTGCAGTGATGCATCTGGGGCATAAAAGCACCTGCCGCCTTTCTAAGCCTGTGCATAATATCCTTTCCAGGAGAGGGGATGCCCTCCATGTCAGTGCCTTTGACTGGAATCAGCGGGATCATGTTCATAAGATCAGCGCCCATCATACCAACCCTTTTTGCAAGAAAGGGGATATGATCTTCATTCACACCGGGTATCACAACTGAATTTATCTTTACAGTAAAATTATTCTTTTTTAAAAGCGTTATGGCCTCAAGCTGATTGTTTATCAGGAGTTCAGCGCCGTCTTTCCCGTAGAGCCGGGTCTTTTCGTAATCAATCCATTTATAAATCATGGCCCCGATCAAAGGATCAATGGTATTAATGGTAATGGTGACAAATCTTACATCAAGCTCTTTAAGCCCCTGGATATATTCTACTATATTCAATCCGTTTGTAGAGACACAGAGCGCTATCTCAGGATTTTTTTTACGAATGAGCTCGAATGTCTTCAGGGTGGTTTCGGGATCGTGGAATGCGTCACCCGGCCCTGCAATCCCTGCAACCGAAAGAAATGGCATCTCATCAAGCGCCTGTTCAAACCTTGCAACTGCCTCTTCAGGGGTGATTACCTCTTTTGTAACACCGGGCCTGTTTTCATGGACACAGTCATAATCCCTTCTACAGTAGGAGCACTGGATATTGCATCCAGAGGCAACAGGCAGATGTATCCTTCCATATGCCCCTTTTGCCTCTGAAAAAAAACAGGGATGGAGTCTGTTTTCAGGTA
The sequence above is a segment of the Desulfatiglans sp. genome. Coding sequences within it:
- a CDS encoding Mrp/NBP35 family ATP-binding protein: MSNNQQNQGLKSLDAQSQQEMEIGKRLRKIKNKILVMSGKGGVGKSSVAAYLSISLTKKGYRVGLMDVDLHGPSIPRMLGINANIAVSPVTGKAMPIEPMPNLQVISIESIMGSDKDAATIWRGPIKIGVIRQFISDMDWAELDYLVIDSPPGTGDEPLTIAQTIKDAKALVVTTPQEISLADVRKSINFCRQVNMEMLGIVENMNGLKCPHCGEVINLFKSDGGKHMAEKAGVNLLVSLPIEPEVVKLADTGRLSDLYDKGIIFSDEFNKMVDHIISRMEKV
- a CDS encoding DUF5320 domain-containing protein gives rise to the protein MPGLNRRGPDGMGPMTGGGRGLCNPANRSFFGRCFSAFGGRGRGRGLGSGRRGGFGYAGPSYYDSNEEEAALKSEAELLRNELDAVEKRLKDLNKTE
- a CDS encoding sigma 54-interacting transcriptional regulator; the protein is MENIQENQTRIILDSIADGVFTVDSDWRITSFNRAAENITGISKKDALGRHCWEVFRASICESHCSLRHTVETGSPVVNQSIYIVNANGDRVPISISTALLKNNRGKVIGGVETFRDLSLVETLKKELDKSHSFHDIISKDEEMQRLFGILEQLADSDSTVLIEGESGTGKELFAKAIHSMSARKKRPVVTINCGAIPDNLLESELFGYKAGAFTDAKKDKAGRIALAEGGTLFLDEIGDISPALQVRLLRVIQDKTYEPLGSTKTEKANVRFVAATNKNLENLVKEKKFREDLYYRINVVRLKLPPLRDRKGDIPLLVSHFIKRFNDLKGKNILGLKPDVMPLLMAHQFSGNIRELENILDYATVVCKNGYIGIEHLPDYLAGSTKSVTPPPLARDITGIKEMERNYIYSALEKNRWNRKATASALGIHPATLWRKIRQMGISPTHQDGRSKFAK
- a CDS encoding radical SAM protein encodes the protein MLNSTLPENRLHPCFFSEAKGAYGRIHLPVASGCNIQCSYCRRDYDCVHENRPGVTKEVITPEEAVARFEQALDEMPFLSVAGIAGPGDAFHDPETTLKTFELIRKKNPEIALCVSTNGLNIVEYIQGLKELDVRFVTITINTIDPLIGAMIYKWIDYEKTRLYGKDGAELLINNQLEAITLLKKNNFTVKINSVVIPGVNEDHIPFLAKRVGMMGADLMNMIPLIPVKGTDMEGIPSPGKDIMHRLRKAAGAFMPQMHHCTRCRSDAAGLLGSLNPHIS